From a region of the Triticum aestivum cultivar Chinese Spring chromosome 7D, IWGSC CS RefSeq v2.1, whole genome shotgun sequence genome:
- the LOC123166523 gene encoding tetraspanin-18, with the protein MARGSRPGRNGGGGGGCARCFLGFLLKFLAFLQVFAAVSAAVSAVLYAASILSRWARHHELHFDHLLPDLWFACVVMAAGLLYCAILLAGYVAAEVNSGCCLCFYTILAMAMMLLEAAVAGHLLLNEHWMQDLPYDRTRELENLVSFVNNNLDLCKWAALATVATQVFSLFLAITLRAMVSPTNEDCDSDEDFVVIRRPLLLAQGAPAYLPTTADPRGAHPGLWSSSMRQKYGLNSTSDYTYNTLDQNAVPPQ; encoded by the exons ATGGCTCGCGGCAGCCGCCCCGggaggaacggcggcggcggcggcgggtgcgcgcGCTGCTTCCTGGGATTCCTGCTCAAGTTCCTCGCCTTCCTCCAggtcttcgccgccgtctccgccgccgtctccgccgtgCTCTACGCCGCCTCCATCCTCTCCCGCTGGGCGCGGCACCACGAGCTGCACTTCGACCACCTCCTCCCAGACCTCTG GTTCGCGTGCGTCGtcatggccgccggcctcctctacTGCGCCATCCTCCTCGCGGGGTACGTCGCCGCTGAGGTCAACAGCGGGTGCTGCCTCTGCTTC TATACCATCTTGGCCATGGCGATGATGCTGCTGGAAGCTGCcgtggccggccacctcctcctcaacGAGCACTGGATGCAG GATCTGCCGTATGACCGCACCAGAGAGCTTGAGAACCTCGTCTCCTTTGTCAACAACAACCTCGACCTCTGCAAATGGGCTGCTCTGGCtaccgtcgccacgcag GTGTTCTCGCTTTTCTTGGCAATTACTCTACGAGCCATGGTTTCGCCCACCAATGAGGACTGTGACAGCGACGAAGATTTTGTTGTCATAAGGAGGCCGCTGCTTCTTGCCCAAGGTGCTCCAGCCTATCTCCCTACCACGGCCGATCCTAGAGGTGCCCACCCTGGCCTATGGAGCTCATCGATGAGGCAAAAG TATGGATTGAACTCCACAAGCGACTACACCTACAACACACTGGATCAAAATGCAGTACCGCCACAGTGA
- the LOC123163836 gene encoding uncharacterized protein, which translates to MTSVKAIGVLCFLVFVALSSYPHRAQADHCAADKSKVMRECWRNIGKNVGEHPLLHGSVCCQVIRAATDIHCVCDKFTTDELARISLAKFAMATHVCGNGLRAHTHCAGYTVPVITLPAPPPPGST; encoded by the exons ATGACCAGTGTTAAGGCAATAGGAGTTTTATGCTTCCTAGTCTTTGTGGCCCTCTCTTCATATCCACACCGTGCACAAGCAGATCACTGCGCCGCGGATAAAAGTAAGGTGATGAGGGAATGCTGGAGGAACATTGGGAAGAATGTTGGCGAGCACCCCCTTCTACACGGGAGCGTATGTTGCCAGGTGATAAGGGCAGCAACAGACATCCACTGCGTCTGTGATAAATTCACAACTGATGAACTGGCTAGGATCAGTCTAGCCAAATTTGCCATGGCTACACATGTATGCGGCAACGGGTTGCGTGCACACACTCACTGTGCAG GTTACACAGTTCCTGTTATAACGCTACCTGCACCCCCACCTCCGGGCAGTACCTAG